The Phaeacidiphilus oryzae TH49 region TCCTGCTGCCCGCCGTCGACCGGGTGCTCTCCTCCGCCGGAGTCCGCAAGGAGGACCTCGGCGCGATCGCCGTCGGCATCGGCCCCGGCCCCTACACCGGCCTGCGGGTCGGGCTGGTCACCGCCGCCGCCCTGGGCAGCGCCCTGGACCTGCCGGTGCACGGCGTCTGCACCCTGGACGGCATCGCCCACGCGGCCCGCGCCCAGGGGCTCACCGGCCCCTTCGCGGTGGCCACCGACGCCCGGCGCAAGGAGGTGTACTGGGCCCGCTACGACGCCGAAGGGGAGCGGGTGACCGAGCCCGCCGTCGACCGCCCGGCCGAGATCGCCGAGCGGCTCTCCGGGATCCCCGTGGTCGGCGCCGGGGCGCTGCTCTACCCGGACGCCTTCCCGGACGCCCGCCCGCCCGAGCACGTCTCCGCCGGCGCGCTGGCCGGTGCCGCCGCCGAGCGGCTGGCGGC contains the following coding sequences:
- the tsaB gene encoding tRNA (adenosine(37)-N6)-threonylcarbamoyltransferase complex dimerization subunit type 1 TsaB; protein product: MLLLAFDTATPAVTAALYDTDAAAVLAEETRIDARRHGELLLPAVDRVLSSAGVRKEDLGAIAVGIGPGPYTGLRVGLVTAAALGSALDLPVHGVCTLDGIAHAARAQGLTGPFAVATDARRKEVYWARYDAEGERVTEPAVDRPAEIAERLSGIPVVGAGALLYPDAFPDARPPEHVSAGALAGAAAERLAAGRELPQPLPLYLRRPDAQVPANYKTVLPA